From the Marivivens sp. LCG002 genome, the window GCGGCTCAAAAGCCCGAGGGACGCAGAAATGTCACTGATTTTAGCGAGCGGTTGTTCAATGTCGTTCGTTGTCATCAATGCGACCTTATTTTGCATTCCAATCTCTTCCCAGACCGTTAGAGAAGACCAAACAAAAATTCAACGAGGAGCATTATGACCGTCCCCTTCAAAACGCTGGAAGAGTTCCGCAAACTTGTCGCAACGGGGCGTCAGCCTGATCAAGCCGCCATCAATGCCGCTGCCGATCGCAACGGCCAATTGACCAAGCCTCCGGGGGCTTTGGGGCGACTTGAGGATCTTGCGATATGGTATGCCGGATGGCGCGGGACAGGGCGTCCGCTTCTCGAAAAGCCGCAGGTCATCGTGTTTGCGGGAAACCACGGTGTTTGCGCACGCGGTGTCTCGGCTTTCCCGCCTGAAGTCACCGTTCAAATGGTGGCAAACTTCGAACATGGCGGCGCAGCGATCAACCAACTGTCAAAAGCCTTTGGCGCCGAGATGTCGGTTGTCTCACTCGATCTCGACCGTCCGACCGCCGATTTCACCGTTGCCCCTGCAATGACCGAGGAAGAGCTTGTGTCGGCTCTGGCCGCAGGCTGGGCCGCTGTGAACCCCGAGGCCGATCTTTTGGTGACGGGGGAGATGGGCATCGGGAACACGACCCCCGCCGCCGCAATCTCGGCCGCTCTTTTCGGCGGCGAGGCAGGCGAGTGGACAGGTCGCGGCACAGGCGTGGACGATGCGGGACTTGATCGCAAGACATCTGCGGTGCGCGACGGCCTTGCGCTGCATGCGGCGCTACTTGCCGATCCGCTTCAGGTGCTTCGCGCCTTGGGCGGTCGCGAGCTTGCCGCAATGGCAGGGGCGATTGCCGCTGCGCGTGCGCACAGCATTCCCGTGATCCTTGACGGCTTTATCTGCTGCGCTTCTGCGGCCGTCCTCGCAAAGATTGCCGAAGGTGCACTCGACCACGCTGTCGCAGGCCACCAGAGCGCCGAAGGTGCACATGCCAAGCTCCTCGCACGTCTCGGCAAAGAGCCGCTGCTTTCGCTCGGTCTCCGTCTTGGCGAAGGGTCGGGCGCGGCTCTGGCCATCGGCGTGCTCAAAGGCGCGATTGCCTGTCATTCGGGCATGGTGACCTTTGCCGAAGCAGGCGTCAGCGAAGGCTGATCACTCCTCAGGGTTCAGGGCGCTGTCCTTGCGGCGGCGCCCACCCGAAAACGGGCGGTTCTCGAGCGCCTTTTTCGCTTCGTCCTTCGAGGTGA encodes:
- the cobT gene encoding nicotinate-nucleotide--dimethylbenzimidazole phosphoribosyltransferase is translated as MTVPFKTLEEFRKLVATGRQPDQAAINAAADRNGQLTKPPGALGRLEDLAIWYAGWRGTGRPLLEKPQVIVFAGNHGVCARGVSAFPPEVTVQMVANFEHGGAAINQLSKAFGAEMSVVSLDLDRPTADFTVAPAMTEEELVSALAAGWAAVNPEADLLVTGEMGIGNTTPAAAISAALFGGEAGEWTGRGTGVDDAGLDRKTSAVRDGLALHAALLADPLQVLRALGGRELAAMAGAIAAARAHSIPVILDGFICCASAAVLAKIAEGALDHAVAGHQSAEGAHAKLLARLGKEPLLSLGLRLGEGSGAALAIGVLKGAIACHSGMVTFAEAGVSEG